The following are encoded in a window of Bacteroidota bacterium genomic DNA:
- a CDS encoding ComF family protein: MARLVSKLADVIVPRFCIHCESLLPFETDFLCRKCYESEPKLDHFVLLKMLHEKFHDEVITDLFSLAKFTHESPLRTLVLSLKYHDLYHAGKYLGEQIGKHFNEAFSVSGIDYIVPVPLHRLRMIERGFNQSEEIAKGISRATGLSVEKSNLRRIRYTEAQVVTGSKSGREGNLVGAFKAKNPLQFTSKNVLLVDDVITTGSTIREAAKALWDSGASNIYATSVLIA; encoded by the coding sequence GTGGCTCGGCTTGTTTCAAAACTTGCTGATGTTATTGTCCCCCGGTTTTGTATCCATTGCGAATCTCTTCTCCCCTTTGAGACAGATTTTTTGTGCAGGAAGTGTTACGAGAGTGAGCCCAAACTTGACCATTTCGTCTTATTAAAAATGCTCCACGAAAAATTTCATGACGAAGTGATAACTGATCTCTTCTCACTGGCTAAATTTACTCATGAATCCCCTCTCAGAACACTCGTATTATCTCTGAAATATCACGATTTATATCATGCAGGAAAGTATCTTGGCGAGCAGATTGGGAAGCATTTCAATGAGGCATTCAGTGTTTCAGGCATCGATTATATCGTTCCGGTTCCACTTCACAGATTAAGAATGATTGAGAGGGGTTTTAACCAGTCAGAAGAGATAGCCAAAGGCATAAGCAGGGCAACGGGGCTGTCAGTAGAAAAAAGCAACCTTAGAAGAATTCGCTACACCGAGGCACAAGTGGTTACCGGATCAAAAAGTGGAAGGGAGGGGAATCTTGTCGGGGCTTTTAAGGCAAAAAACCCGTTGCAGTTTACATCAAAAAATGTCCTTTTGGTTGACGATGTAATTACAACCGGGTCCACAATCCGGGAGGCAGCCAAAGCCCTTTGGGACTCCGGTGCTTCCAACATCTATGCAACTTCTGTTTTGATTGCCTGA
- the argS gene encoding arginine--tRNA ligase — protein sequence MKKYLSGLFTGLKNNFELSEEIEVSFDIPKNESHGDFSTNIAMLIAKRLDKKPRDLAQEIIYSLNFDRSIISKVEVAGPGFINFYFTPEYISSSVKKILEEGKQFGRSDSNKGKRAIIEFVSANPTGPLTVGHGRNAVSGDTMANLLEATGFEVDREYYFNNAGRQMRVLGNSVRLRYLELTGKPEEFPEDHYQGEYITGIAQSLFEKHGDSLKSEDPEGIFKAEAERVIFEDIKKTLDRIGIKHNVFFNENSLYEEGKIDGLLKTFKERELSYEKDGAVWLRLSDLGNEKDKVIVKNTGEPTYRLPDIAYHTTKFERGYDFIVDLFGSDHTATYPDVLAALAELGYDIEKVKVMIHQFVTVIKDGKAVKMSTRKANYITLDELIDWVGSDVVRYFFNMRAISTHLNFDLNLAVKHSEENPVFYLQYAHARICSILRMTDQEGLKMETDHLELLVTEEEQRLIKKLLSYPDVVESAAKVLDAVILCAYLEELAATFHKFYTVCRIIGSEPGLAGARLALVNAVKTVISNGLGILGVTAPEKM from the coding sequence TTGAAAAAGTATTTGTCAGGTTTGTTTACCGGACTTAAGAATAATTTTGAGCTTTCCGAAGAGATCGAAGTAAGCTTTGATATTCCCAAGAATGAGTCACATGGAGACTTTTCAACCAACATTGCGATGTTGATTGCAAAAAGACTCGACAAAAAACCAAGGGACCTTGCTCAGGAAATTATTTACAGTCTGAATTTTGACAGATCGATAATCTCCAAAGTTGAGGTTGCCGGACCGGGGTTCATAAATTTCTATTTTACTCCCGAGTACATTTCCTCATCTGTGAAAAAAATTCTGGAAGAAGGGAAGCAGTTCGGCAGAAGTGATTCCAACAAGGGGAAAAGAGCAATTATAGAATTTGTTTCCGCTAATCCCACAGGACCTCTTACCGTGGGTCATGGCAGGAATGCAGTGAGCGGCGACACGATGGCAAATCTTCTCGAAGCAACCGGATTTGAAGTGGACAGGGAATATTATTTCAACAATGCAGGGAGGCAGATGCGGGTTCTTGGAAACTCGGTCAGGTTGCGCTATCTTGAATTAACTGGAAAGCCTGAGGAATTTCCGGAGGATCATTATCAGGGTGAATACATCACGGGAATTGCACAGAGTCTGTTCGAGAAACATGGGGACAGCCTCAAATCGGAAGATCCCGAAGGTATTTTCAAAGCAGAGGCTGAAAGAGTAATTTTTGAGGATATAAAGAAAACCCTTGATCGAATTGGGATAAAACACAATGTATTCTTCAATGAGAATTCTCTCTATGAGGAGGGGAAAATTGACGGTTTATTAAAGACTTTCAAGGAGAGAGAGCTCAGTTACGAAAAAGATGGAGCTGTCTGGTTAAGACTTTCCGACCTCGGAAACGAAAAAGACAAAGTAATCGTAAAAAACACAGGTGAACCAACTTACAGACTTCCGGATATTGCATACCATACCACAAAATTTGAGCGCGGTTACGATTTCATTGTCGATCTTTTCGGTTCAGATCATACAGCCACATATCCCGATGTTCTGGCTGCTCTTGCGGAACTTGGTTACGATATTGAAAAAGTAAAGGTGATGATTCACCAGTTCGTAACTGTTATCAAAGACGGCAAAGCAGTGAAGATGTCGACCAGAAAAGCCAATTATATCACTCTTGATGAGCTGATTGACTGGGTCGGTTCTGATGTAGTTCGCTACTTCTTCAATATGCGGGCAATTTCAACACATTTGAATTTTGATTTGAACCTTGCGGTAAAACATTCCGAGGAAAATCCGGTTTTTTATCTTCAATATGCCCATGCAAGAATTTGCTCGATACTACGGATGACAGATCAGGAAGGATTGAAGATGGAGACTGATCATCTTGAATTGCTTGTTACCGAAGAGGAACAACGGCTTATTAAGAAACTTTTGTCATATCCGGATGTTGTGGAGAGTGCGGCAAAGGTGCTTGATGCAGTGATTCTTTGTGCATATCTCGAAGAACTGGCGGCAACATTTCATAAATTCTATACCGTCTGCAGGATTATAGGTAGTGAACCGGGACTTGCCGGTGCGCGACTCGCTCTGGTAAATGCAGTTAAAACCGTTATTTCAAATGGTCTGGGTATCCTTGGTGTAACTGCACCTGAGAAGATGTAA
- a CDS encoding LytR C-terminal domain-containing protein codes for MFSNKDGAENKEKSSVKGPLNVLLNISIFVLLVMLGYFIYSGIGKLADSSKEVKTGEQPGVQRLIQVKIYNGCGIKGLGEKVTEYLRKNNFDIIDSENYSSFDVEETLVIDNRGNRENALQTAKVLGVDPKKNVSENINEDYLLDVIVIIGKDYKNLKPFNNQ; via the coding sequence TTGTTCTCCAATAAAGACGGTGCTGAGAATAAAGAGAAGAGTTCTGTAAAGGGACCCCTCAATGTCCTGCTGAATATCTCCATTTTCGTTCTTTTGGTTATGCTCGGGTATTTTATCTATTCGGGTATAGGAAAGCTTGCTGATTCTTCAAAGGAAGTAAAGACAGGCGAGCAGCCGGGCGTGCAAAGATTAATTCAGGTAAAGATATATAATGGATGTGGAATAAAGGGTCTGGGTGAGAAAGTAACCGAATATTTGCGGAAGAATAATTTCGACATTATAGATTCTGAAAATTATTCATCATTCGATGTGGAAGAGACTCTGGTTATCGATAACCGGGGAAACCGTGAAAATGCCCTCCAGACCGCCAAAGTGCTTGGCGTTGACCCCAAGAAAAATGTTTCAGAAAATATTAATGAAGACTACCTTCTCGATGTGATAGTTATCATCGGGAAAGATTATAAAAATTTAAAACCTTTCAACAATCAATAA
- a CDS encoding response regulator codes for MKKILIIEDDESLRSSLDEILTTEGFEVLATPNGVSALEAVPLFNPDLIISDVSMPEMDGYELLAELAKNESWATTPFIFLTAHSERNYRRKAMELGADDFLIKPFSVDELLLTIDARLKKSDKVRQVSDDRIKSITKSISFSLPHELNTPLSGIIGFSEIMMNEADLMSPDEVREMAGFINESSMRLKKTIGKYLNYSKLQVLLNDAVERRSLLKSDSIISNELVEAVMNKEKFEKKRFEDLVVDLETAVVLINGDYLALLISELIENALKFSRSGSKVLINGKKGNKVYWLTVYDKGRGMTSRQLADIGAFVQFNRDMFEQQGSGLGLAIVKSIMAIFEGNVRFSSEPGLGTTVTLELKLNKE; via the coding sequence ATGAAAAAGATACTGATAATTGAAGATGATGAGAGTTTGCGCTCGAGTCTGGATGAAATTCTAACCACAGAGGGGTTTGAAGTTCTGGCAACCCCAAATGGTGTCAGTGCACTTGAGGCGGTGCCCTTATTCAATCCTGATTTAATCATCTCCGATGTTTCGATGCCGGAGATGGATGGATACGAGCTGCTGGCAGAGCTTGCAAAAAATGAATCGTGGGCTACAACTCCATTCATCTTTCTCACTGCTCACAGTGAAAGAAATTATCGAAGAAAAGCCATGGAACTGGGAGCAGATGATTTTTTGATCAAGCCTTTTTCCGTGGATGAGCTTTTGTTGACAATTGATGCCCGCCTTAAAAAAAGTGACAAAGTGCGCCAGGTAAGCGATGACAGAATCAAATCCATCACGAAGAGTATCTCTTTCAGCCTTCCTCACGAATTGAACACACCTCTCTCGGGAATTATTGGATTTTCAGAAATCATGATGAATGAAGCTGACCTGATGTCTCCGGATGAGGTAAGAGAAATGGCAGGCTTCATAAATGAATCCTCAATGCGTCTGAAAAAGACAATCGGCAAATACCTCAATTATTCCAAATTACAGGTACTCCTGAATGACGCAGTCGAAAGGCGAAGTCTGCTGAAGAGTGATTCCATCATTTCCAATGAACTGGTGGAGGCGGTAATGAACAAGGAAAAATTTGAGAAAAAGAGATTCGAGGATCTTGTGGTAGACCTTGAGACTGCTGTCGTCTTGATCAACGGTGATTATCTGGCTCTTCTTATATCTGAACTTATTGAAAATGCGCTAAAATTTTCACGGTCAGGTTCAAAAGTGTTGATCAATGGCAAGAAGGGGAACAAGGTTTATTGGTTGACTGTCTATGACAAGGGGAGGGGAATGACTTCCCGTCAACTGGCAGATATTGGTGCTTTTGTGCAGTTTAACAGGGACATGTTCGAGCAACAGGGATCGGGTCTGGGACTCGCCATAGTAAAGAGTATCATGGCAATTTTTGAGGGGAATGTTAGGTTTAGTTCTGAACCGGGCTTGGGAACGACTGTCACTCTGGAACTGAAACTGAATAAAGAGTAA
- the bamA gene encoding outer membrane protein assembly factor BamA, translating to MMRFHFSGLKFSFFLFLLFFCVPSVYSQINTTYYKVLSVSVEGNVTADANTIVEYSGLKKIKDTGREIQIPGDETISAVKNLWDLRIFSDIQIIIEKYFENGVFLKIKVSEYPRFEQMVLQGNSELSKSELEEMISLVRGQILKPQELIRIKNKIIDAYTKEGYLNTKVDVIYYDFLSIDSMGNKMSVTWRNQKDFSDEITTTYDDLQGVNRNLSDKIKVRKLVKFKIEENSRLSVRNIRFTGNSFYSEEDLKSELEELSEKKWWKFWSSARYEPEKVKKDKETLLKFLNQNGFRDAEILSDSLVYTEDKKMVDVYFNILEGSRYKIRNIVWEGNTVYNSEVLNERLGFKTGDIYDLISFNQNLRGNEKQNDVASLYLDNGYLTFTVNAAEKKVAKDSIDIYISVNENNQFKIGKVSIKGNDKTKEKVIRRELYTVPSDFFNKAAMIRSLQQLANLQYFNVEKLYKEGVDYNLENDSTVNVAFIVEEKSSDYLNASIGYSGSFGFSGAIGVTLNNFSIAEPFQLGAGQILSFNWQFGVGNLYRTFSFGFTEPWFMNSPTLVGFDLFSTRQSYIYDLFQAGGSVKVGRRLKWPDDYFYIQGFFRYQNNNVLNGGGFYREGESEQFTLGFTLNRKDVDNPIFPSKGSSLTWSSEISGGPFLPGSVDYFKMTLTTEWYKRLFNSNRFALYLSSDMGYIEELKKNTTIQPFELFYMGGAGLVIATTSLRGYDDRTVGPRQTNGDVIGGRMFFKYIAELRFAVSLDPMPLYVLAFAEAGNVFENITTADPFKLRRSAGFGARILINPVGLLGFDLGYGFDRREVDGTDPKWQFHFQFGKGF from the coding sequence ATGATGAGATTCCACTTTTCGGGATTGAAGTTTTCATTTTTCTTATTTTTACTATTTTTTTGTGTCCCTTCTGTATACTCCCAGATAAATACGACATACTATAAAGTTCTCTCTGTTTCGGTAGAGGGGAATGTCACTGCAGATGCAAACACCATAGTGGAATATTCAGGACTGAAAAAAATCAAGGATACCGGCAGGGAAATTCAAATTCCCGGAGATGAAACGATCAGTGCCGTTAAAAACCTTTGGGATTTGAGAATCTTTTCCGATATCCAGATAATTATTGAAAAGTATTTTGAAAATGGTGTTTTTCTTAAGATCAAGGTTTCAGAATATCCCCGTTTTGAACAAATGGTTTTGCAGGGAAACTCCGAACTCAGCAAATCAGAACTTGAGGAAATGATTTCTCTCGTGCGGGGTCAAATTCTTAAACCTCAGGAATTGATCCGGATCAAAAATAAAATTATTGATGCCTACACCAAAGAAGGTTATCTAAACACCAAAGTTGATGTCATTTATTATGATTTCCTTTCAATCGATTCCATGGGTAACAAAATGTCGGTTACATGGCGGAATCAAAAGGATTTCTCTGACGAGATTACAACCACATACGACGACCTGCAGGGAGTGAACCGCAATCTTTCTGACAAGATTAAGGTCAGGAAACTGGTTAAATTCAAAATTGAAGAAAACAGCCGCTTAAGCGTAAGAAACATCAGGTTCACCGGAAACAGTTTTTACTCTGAAGAGGACCTGAAAAGCGAACTTGAGGAATTGTCGGAGAAAAAATGGTGGAAATTCTGGAGTTCTGCGAGATATGAACCTGAAAAGGTAAAAAAAGATAAAGAGACACTTCTCAAATTCCTGAATCAAAACGGATTCAGGGACGCTGAAATTCTGTCGGATTCGCTTGTTTATACCGAAGACAAGAAAATGGTTGATGTTTATTTCAACATTCTTGAAGGTTCGAGGTATAAAATAAGAAATATCGTGTGGGAAGGGAACACAGTTTACAATTCTGAAGTATTAAACGAGAGATTAGGTTTTAAAACGGGTGACATATACGATCTGATTTCATTTAATCAGAATTTACGCGGAAACGAAAAGCAGAACGATGTCGCTTCACTCTATCTTGACAATGGCTATCTGACTTTTACAGTCAATGCTGCCGAGAAGAAAGTTGCCAAGGATTCGATTGATATTTACATTTCAGTTAATGAAAACAATCAGTTTAAGATTGGTAAAGTTTCGATAAAGGGGAATGACAAGACGAAAGAAAAGGTGATCAGACGGGAATTATACACTGTCCCGAGTGACTTTTTCAATAAAGCTGCCATGATCAGAAGTCTGCAACAGCTTGCAAATCTTCAGTATTTTAATGTTGAGAAATTGTACAAAGAGGGTGTCGATTACAACCTTGAAAATGACAGCACCGTAAATGTTGCATTCATAGTTGAAGAAAAGTCGAGCGATTATTTAAATGCTTCAATTGGATACAGCGGATCGTTTGGATTTTCCGGTGCAATCGGTGTTACTCTGAATAACTTCTCGATTGCTGAACCGTTCCAACTTGGTGCAGGACAGATTTTAAGTTTTAACTGGCAGTTTGGTGTTGGTAATCTTTACAGGACATTTTCATTCGGCTTTACAGAACCCTGGTTCATGAATTCGCCGACACTTGTGGGTTTTGATCTGTTTTCTACAAGACAGAGTTATATTTATGATCTGTTTCAGGCTGGCGGATCGGTCAAAGTTGGCCGTCGTCTCAAGTGGCCCGATGATTATTTTTACATCCAGGGATTTTTCAGATACCAGAACAATAATGTATTGAATGGTGGCGGATTCTACAGAGAAGGTGAATCAGAACAGTTTACCCTTGGTTTCACCTTGAACAGAAAAGATGTGGATAATCCAATTTTCCCTTCAAAGGGATCATCACTCACCTGGTCGTCTGAAATCAGTGGCGGTCCTTTTTTACCGGGTTCGGTAGACTACTTTAAAATGACACTCACAACAGAGTGGTATAAAAGATTGTTCAATTCCAACAGATTTGCCCTTTATCTGAGCAGTGATATGGGCTATATCGAGGAACTGAAAAAGAATACTACCATACAACCTTTTGAACTGTTTTATATGGGCGGTGCCGGACTCGTGATAGCTACAACCTCTCTGAGGGGTTATGACGACAGAACGGTCGGTCCACGACAGACCAATGGTGATGTAATTGGTGGAAGAATGTTCTTCAAATACATCGCAGAATTGAGATTTGCGGTATCTCTCGATCCGATGCCGTTATATGTTCTCGCATTTGCCGAGGCAGGAAATGTGTTCGAAAATATTACAAC
- the lexA gene encoding transcriptional repressor LexA, which translates to MKNDLTDRQKEILIFVSQYIGNNGYAPSVREIASHFGFNSPSGAKKHLDTLYKKGYLNMSSNVSRGISLRTDSGFDRETESRIDSAINVPVVGRVAAGLPILAEENLEGSIVIDSVFVRTTDDCYALKVKGESMINAGIYEGDIVVVSPKKPVHNYDIVVAMVDGDATVKRYLKKDGKTTLVPENDAFPVIEIKPTSDFSIAGKVVGVLRWYN; encoded by the coding sequence GTGAAAAATGACCTTACAGACAGACAAAAAGAGATACTGATATTTGTATCTCAGTATATCGGGAACAATGGATATGCTCCCTCAGTAAGAGAGATAGCTTCTCATTTTGGTTTTAACTCGCCAAGTGGAGCAAAAAAGCATTTGGATACTCTCTATAAAAAAGGATATCTGAATATGAGCAGCAATGTAAGCAGGGGAATTTCCTTAAGAACAGATTCCGGATTTGACCGGGAGACAGAATCAAGAATCGATTCGGCAATCAATGTTCCGGTAGTCGGAAGAGTTGCAGCCGGATTGCCGATTCTGGCAGAGGAAAATCTTGAGGGAAGCATAGTGATCGATTCAGTCTTCGTGAGAACTACTGATGACTGCTATGCTTTGAAGGTGAAAGGGGAGAGTATGATAAATGCCGGAATCTACGAAGGTGATATTGTCGTGGTTTCACCAAAGAAACCGGTACACAACTACGATATCGTTGTTGCAATGGTTGACGGTGATGCAACAGTAAAAAGGTACCTGAAAAAAGATGGCAAGACCACTCTTGTTCCGGAGAATGATGCATTTCCCGTTATCGAGATAAAGCCAACAAGTGATTTTTCAATAGCCGGTAAAGTTGTCGGTGTTTTAAGGTGGTATAACTGA
- the surE gene encoding 5'/3'-nucleotidase SurE: protein MKILISNDDGIDSYGIIALGRELEKFGEVFIVAPIFEQSAAGHSITMKRPLKVVKHFVEGRFFGYAINGTPADCVKIGITKVLNFIPDVVVSGINHGSNTATNIVYSGTVSAAREASMMDIPGIAFSINGRTSENIDWAAEAAAKITVKALEHGFENGKLLNVNFPNLPKSEIKGTLITRQGISRFADTYDTVHDIIGREYHQLKGDFINLDGTDLSIDQNAIENGYISITPIQLDSTDHTEIAKIKTWNFENLNGTDGN from the coding sequence TTGAAGATATTAATTTCAAATGACGACGGCATAGATTCCTACGGAATTATTGCCCTGGGAAGGGAGCTCGAAAAATTTGGTGAAGTGTTCATTGTTGCTCCCATTTTCGAACAAAGTGCCGCCGGGCACTCAATCACCATGAAGAGACCACTTAAAGTAGTAAAGCATTTCGTGGAAGGCAGATTCTTTGGATATGCCATTAACGGTACACCGGCTGATTGTGTAAAGATAGGCATCACAAAAGTGCTGAATTTTATTCCTGATGTCGTGGTTTCCGGAATCAACCACGGTTCAAACACCGCTACCAATATCGTGTACTCCGGAACAGTTTCTGCCGCACGGGAAGCATCGATGATGGATATCCCCGGAATCGCATTTTCAATAAATGGCAGAACTTCAGAAAATATCGACTGGGCAGCGGAAGCGGCTGCAAAAATTACTGTAAAAGCACTAGAGCATGGCTTTGAAAACGGGAAACTTCTAAATGTAAATTTCCCGAACCTCCCAAAATCAGAGATTAAAGGTACCCTCATCACAAGACAGGGAATTTCCAGATTTGCTGACACTTATGACACAGTACACGATATCATCGGAAGAGAATATCACCAGCTCAAGGGCGATTTTATAAACCTCGATGGTACTGACCTTTCCATAGACCAGAATGCCATCGAAAACGGTTACATCTCAATCACTCCGATTCAGCTTGATTCCACAGACCATACTGAGATCGCCAAAATAAAAACCTGGAATTTTGAAAATCTGAACGGAACCGATGGAAATTAG
- the rsfS gene encoding ribosome silencing factor: protein MNERDQEQDQILKIITESIFEKKGVDVKILDLRNITTIADYFVICSGESDMQVKAIADNVDKNLSDEGIKVWKKEGFKALSWVLIDLSDIVVHVFRNESRQFYNLERLWGDAPVQELKDPVG, encoded by the coding sequence ATGAACGAACGGGACCAGGAACAGGATCAAATATTAAAGATCATTACAGAATCAATATTTGAGAAAAAAGGGGTTGATGTTAAAATACTTGATCTAAGAAACATAACCACAATTGCAGACTATTTCGTTATCTGCAGTGGCGAATCAGACATGCAGGTAAAAGCCATAGCAGACAATGTTGATAAAAACCTCTCCGATGAAGGGATCAAAGTATGGAAGAAAGAGGGATTCAAAGCTCTTTCATGGGTGCTTATTGATCTTTCCGATATTGTTGTTCATGTATTCAGAAACGAATCAAGACAATTCTACAACCTCGAACGACTCTGGGGTGATGCACCTGTTCAGGAACTGAAAGACCCCGTCGGCTGA
- a CDS encoding aspartate 1-decarboxylase has translation MLREMCKSKIQRPTVTASELYYEGSLTVDLDLLDEANILPYEKVQVVNVNNGSRLETYTIPGERGSGIICLNGPAARLGYVGDKIVVISYAMMEDETLVDYKPKVVIVDDNNRVTKTF, from the coding sequence ATGTTAAGAGAAATGTGTAAATCCAAAATTCAGCGACCGACTGTTACAGCTTCTGAACTTTATTATGAAGGAAGTTTAACTGTCGATCTCGATCTACTCGATGAAGCGAACATTTTACCGTATGAAAAAGTACAAGTTGTAAATGTAAATAACGGAAGCCGGCTTGAAACCTACACCATCCCCGGTGAAAGAGGTTCGGGCATCATCTGCCTCAACGGGCCTGCTGCCAGATTAGGCTATGTTGGAGATAAAATTGTGGTTATTTCCTACGCAATGATGGAAGATGAAACCCTGGTTGATTACAAACCAAAAGTCGTGATAGTTGATGATAACAACAGAGTAACCAAAACCTTCTAA
- the porQ gene encoding type IX secretion system protein PorQ yields the protein MKRFLFSILIITSVAVNAQNTFEFLRVDVSPRAAALGGSFTAGTDDANVIHYNPAALKQLSGSPFSANFVKHLLDINFFGVAYTKEFEGIGRFGAAVRYANYGTFTEADEFGNKTGTYGVNELAFTVGYANVLAENFYYGANIKLIHSSIASYSSSGIAFDLGLQYNIPSQLINIGFTMTNIGGQLSSYTGATEKLPFDISAGVTKKLEHLPVKLFLDFHRLNEDTDEFIKRLEYFSFGTEFYLSKSLTLRLGYDNKKRKDLKVGDFAGLAGFNAGLGIKIDKYTFDYAFSSYGEIGTLHRIGVSTEF from the coding sequence TTGAAAAGATTTCTCTTTTCAATCCTAATAATTACATCAGTGGCAGTAAATGCACAGAACACTTTCGAGTTCTTGAGAGTCGATGTCAGCCCCCGGGCAGCAGCCCTGGGTGGCAGTTTCACAGCGGGAACTGATGATGCCAATGTAATCCACTATAATCCGGCTGCTTTAAAGCAATTATCCGGCTCTCCTTTTTCTGCCAACTTTGTGAAACATTTGCTCGACATAAATTTTTTCGGTGTTGCATACACAAAAGAATTTGAAGGTATCGGCAGGTTTGGTGCGGCTGTCCGTTATGCCAACTACGGTACATTTACTGAAGCGGATGAATTCGGGAACAAAACAGGTACCTACGGAGTTAATGAACTGGCTTTTACAGTTGGCTATGCAAATGTACTCGCTGAAAATTTTTACTACGGTGCAAACATTAAGCTGATTCACTCATCGATAGCTTCGTACAGTTCTTCAGGGATTGCCTTCGATTTGGGTTTACAATATAATATTCCATCCCAACTGATTAACATTGGCTTTACAATGACCAATATTGGAGGACAGCTCTCTTCCTATACCGGAGCAACTGAAAAACTGCCATTTGATATAAGTGCCGGTGTCACGAAAAAACTCGAACATTTACCTGTAAAACTTTTTCTGGACTTTCATCGTCTCAATGAAGATACAGATGAGTTTATTAAAAGGCTTGAATATTTCAGCTTTGGAACCGAGTTTTACCTGAGCAAATCGTTGACTCTTCGTTTGGGATATGACAATAAAAAAAGAAAAGACTTGAAGGTGGGAGATTTTGCCGGACTTGCAGGTTTCAATGCCGGTCTGGGGATCAAAATCGATAAATATACATTTGATTACGCCTTTTCTTCTTATGGGGAAATTGGTACACTTCACCGGATTGGAGTAAGTACCGAGTTTTAG
- a CDS encoding isoprenyl transferase: MGKANISTSQTESKTLNTHSEVPRHIAIIMDGNGRWAKSNNLPRIAGHREGVESVREIVKASAKAGVKYLTLYTFSTENWKRPKTEVTTLMRLLVKVLRREIQELHNNDVKLMAIGDICSLPTEVQHELSDAIEKTKNNKTLTLVLALSYSGRWEIIDAVKGIVKDLNDGKISENEIKIETFSKYLNTKNIPDPDLLIRTSGEMRISNFLLWQLAYSEIYITPVFWPQFRTKELMDAIEDYKKRERRFGKVSEQLQKQRQ, translated from the coding sequence TTGGGCAAAGCAAATATCAGTACATCTCAAACAGAATCTAAAACACTGAATACTCATAGCGAAGTACCCCGTCATATAGCCATCATAATGGATGGAAATGGTCGTTGGGCTAAGAGTAATAATCTCCCCCGGATTGCCGGTCACAGAGAGGGAGTCGAGTCGGTCAGGGAAATCGTCAAGGCAAGTGCCAAAGCCGGTGTCAAGTATCTGACCCTCTATACTTTTTCCACGGAGAACTGGAAGCGTCCCAAGACAGAGGTAACAACTCTCATGAGGCTGCTTGTGAAAGTTCTCAGGAGAGAGATACAGGAGTTGCACAACAACGATGTAAAACTGATGGCGATTGGAGATATTTGCTCACTTCCAACGGAAGTTCAACATGAACTCTCCGATGCCATCGAAAAAACAAAAAACAATAAGACACTTACTCTTGTTCTCGCTCTCAGCTACAGTGGCAGGTGGGAAATAATCGATGCTGTCAAAGGGATCGTTAAAGATCTGAATGACGGCAAAATAAGCGAGAATGAAATAAAAATTGAAACATTCTCAAAATACTTAAATACAAAAAACATTCCTGACCCCGATCTCCTCATCCGCACCAGTGGCGAAATGCGAATAAGCAATTTCCTTCTTTGGCAACTCGCATATTCGGAAATCTATATTACCCCTGTATTCTGGCCCCAATTCCGAACAAAGGAACTGATGGATGCAATCGAGGATTATAAAAAGCGCGAGCGAAGATTCGGAAAAGTCAGCGAACAATTACAAAAGCAAAGGCAATAA